The Verrucomicrobiota bacterium nucleotide sequence CGCAAACATCTCGCCGTGGAAGCCGTGCTTTGCCAGCCGCTGTCTGAGCTCGGTGATGATGCCGGGGTACTCGCGGATCTTCTGGGGAGGCTCGCTGTAGTACGGATGGAAGCCGACGGCGTCGATCAGGTCGCCCAACTCCCTGACACACTGCTCGATGAAGTCAAGCTCGATGCCGGAAGCCCCGACATTCACGATCTTGGCTTCTGGGTATTCCTCGCGGATCACACGGGCCGTCGGTCTGGCCAAGCGCACGTAATGGTCCCAATGCGCTTGCTGCCGCTCGGCCCCGACGGGCACGTTCCATTCGTTCCAGATCTCGAAGTAGCGCACACGGCCCTTGAAATGCCGCACCATGAAGCGGACATAGTTCAGCCATCCCTCAAAGTACGCGGGATCAGTCGCCGGATCGGGCCACGGCGGCGAGTTGAAGTAGGTCTCCATCAGCTCGCGGTTGCGTTGCGGCACATGCGGATCAGGCGAGTGGAGCCAGTTGCCCTTGTCCAGCACGACGATCACCTCGACGCCGTGCTCGACCGCCTCGGTGATCGCCGCGTCGGTGCGCGGGTCAACCGCCAGCACGCCCTTCTCACGCTCGACGTAGGCCCACTGGAGCGCGCTCATATCGTAGCCGACGCGCGACCACTTGAACCCCAGGTCGTACTGGATGGGCCAGAGCATGTCCTGCGTAAAGCGGTCCATACCGAAGCCGAGATGCGTTGATGAGACCGTGACGCCCGCGCCGCGCGAATGGAGCGCGAGGTTTGCCCCGTTCGTGTCGAGAACCTCGACGCCCGCGATCGAAAAGCAGTAGCCGAAGCTGAGCACCTCCTGGAACACCTCGCCGATAATCCAAACCTGCTTCGCGCGCCGGGGAGTGAACTTCACCTCGATCGGGTCCATAGACGGATCGACGACGAGGTCGTCCGTCTCCAAGACCGTCTCCCACTGGTGTGCGTCGCGACTGAGCTTCACCTTCAAACGCTTCGGCAGGCCCTTCCCGGCCGGACGAAGATCGCTCCCGAACTCCCACGGCAGGGGCGCGTAGCCGCCGACGCCCTTCTTTGCCGGCACGATGCGCACGGTGCTGATCTCGGCCTCGGCGGCCAAGTCAATGCGGATCCACACCGGCTCGACGTCGGGCTTGATCTGGCCCCGGCTGCACCAGCACGTCTCCGGATCGCCGTCGATGAGGTGGACGCAGAGGAGCGGCTGGTCGTCAATGCGCAGCGACTTCGGCTCGCGCGCCGGCGTCGAGCCAAGCAGGTTGTTTTTGATCTCCCACGACTTCTTCGGCACGAGCTTCCCGCTCGCTTTCGACCCCTTCTGCCAGGTCAGATTCGGGATGAAGTCGGGACTCACGCCGTGGATGTATGTGTAGCCGAA carries:
- a CDS encoding discoidin domain-containing protein; amino-acid sequence: MGPKQTIEDFATVEATCEGVPVYAFGYTYIHGVSPDFIPNLTWQKGSKASGKLVPKKSWEIKNNLLGSTPAREPKSLRIDDQPLLCVHLIDGDPETCWCSRGQIKPDVEPVWIRIDLAAEAEISTVRIVPAKKGVGGYAPLPWEFGSDLRPAGKGLPKRLKVKLSRDAHQWETVLETDDLVVDPSMDPIEVKFTPRRAKQVWIIGEVFQEVLSFGYCFSIAGVEVLDTNGANLALHSRGAGVTVSSTHLGFGMDRFTQDMLWPIQYDLGFKWSRVGYDMSALQWAYVEREKGVLAVDPRTDAAITEAVEHGVEVIVVLDKGNWLHSPDPHVPQRNRELMETYFNSPPWPDPATDPAYFEGWLNYVRFMVRHFKGRVRYFEIWNEWNVPVGAERQQAHWDHYVRLARPTARVIREEYPEAKIVNVGASGIELDFIEQCVRELGDLIDAVGFHPYYSEPPQKIREYPGIITELRQRLAKHGFHGEMFASEWDWCAGYPHTARDATAFTEIQKAKITARFATTNVALGIAAFWNELFQTHMTGQDVSLLRNTFSSDPISPTQPQPVYYALRTLSTALEDVKPAKVTVEFTPGHKDLEWYALERGNGDLVIAVWLAGEAVDDASREHVTDIRLPGLGFTAAEGIDALNGTRHELTVSDFGTLKAIRVRDWPLLIVLGKAGPV